The window AGGTATTATTAGAGAAAGGACCTCGTCGGGTAAGTCCTTTTATGATCCCCATGCTAATTACCAATATTGCTGCTGGAGAGATTGCCATTGCTCACAACATCAAGGGGCCAAACTATTCATTATCCAGCGCCTGTGCTACCAGTAACCATACGATAGGAGATGCTTTACGCCTCATCCATTATGGGGATGCAGATGTAATTATTGCCGGTGGTTCGGAAGCGGCAGTTACTCCCCTGGGCCTTGCTGGCTTCTGTTCAGCCAGAGCTTTGTCTACTCGAAATGACGACCCTGAACACGCCAGTCGGCCTTTCGACAAGGAGAGAGATGGTTTTGTAATGGGAGAAGGAGCTGGAATTGTAATTTTGGAATTGTTAGAACACGCCCTTTCCCGGGGAGTTACCATTCGTGCTGAACTGATTGGCTATGGAGCTACAAACGATGCTTACCATATTACTGCTCCCTCTCCTGACGGGCAGAGTGCTGCTCGGGCTATGTCTAATGCTTTAGCCGATGGCGGTGTAAAACCCGAAGAAGTCGATTACATAAATGCTCACGGCACTTCCACTCCTTTAAATGATAAGGTAGAAACCTTTGCCATAAAGAAAGTTTTTGGGGACTATGCCTACAAGATTCCCATTTCATCAAACAAGTCTATGATCGGACACCTCCTGGGAGCAGCAGGAGTTGTAGAATTAATTGCCACAATTCTTAGCATGGAAAAAGAGATGCTCTCTCCAACGATAAATTATGAATTTCCTGATCCCGAATGTGACCTGGACTATGTCCCCAATAAGGCCCGCCCTAAGAAAATCAATGTAGCCCTCTCCAACTCTTTAGGTTTTGGTGGCCATAATGCCACCTTGGTAGTAAGAAAATATAAACCAGAAACAGTGTAGTTTGCAGTTACAATTTCGAATTTTAAAGCATTTGTAGGTCCCGATTCATCGGGACAAGAATGGTTTTGCATCCCGATTTTCAATCAGGAAATCTGTGTCTACAATTGATTATGCTGTCATTGCGAACGGAGTGAAGCAATCTCGTAAGTCAGGTTTTAATTTTGCACAGATTGAATCTGTGCTTACAACGAAACGGAGGATTCTTTAATATGAACTCGAAGAAGCTTGAACAAAAGTTAAAAATAAATTTTAAAAACAAAGAACTGTTTTGGCAGGCTTTAACGCATAAATCTTATGCGCACATGTCCGGTATAAAAGAAGATAATGAACGACTCGAGTTTCTAGGGGACAGTGTGCTGAATTTAGTGATATCTGAGCACCTTTATCAGCGGTATCCAACATACGACGAAGGGAAGTTAACTAAACTGAAATCGAGCCTGGTAAACGGAAAGTCTCTTCTGCTCTGGGCCAAGAAATTATCCCTGGGCGACTATCTTTTAATAAGTGAAGAGGAAGAGAAAGCAGGCGGTCGCCAGAGAGCTTCTCTGTTAAGTAATGCCTTGGAGGCCCTAATCGGTGCGATTTACCAGGATCAGGACTGGGATAAGGCAAAGAAGTTTATTCTGGGACAGATTTTCACGCTTAAGGGCATAAGGAAGGTAGATTATAAAAGTAGTCTTCAAGAGTTGATTCAAAAGAAATATAAGATTTTACCAGAATATAAGGTGAAAACAGAGTCGGGTCCAGCCCACAAAAAATTTTTTGAAATCGAAGTGAAAGTGAAAAGTAGAATTTTTGGCCGGGGCACGGGGTTGAGCAAAAAAACAGCCGAACAAGAAGCAGCTAAAAAGGCACTAAATAAGATTAAAGCTAAGAAAAAAACGAAGACACAATAAACAGTTTTCAGACTGTGGAGTAGCAGAGCTTGCTATGCGTCAACTAATCGCGAAACAAGTTTCGCTACTCCAATTTTTTGGAGGGCGATATGGAATACTTTCTTAGTGAAGAACAGAAGATGATTTGTGAATTAGCCAGAAGGATTGCTGAAGAGAAAATTAAGCCAGTACGAGAGCATTATGATGAGACTGAAGAATTTCCCTGGCCAATTGTGGAGGAGCTGGCCAAAGCAGACCTCTGCGGGGTGTATATTCCTGAGG is drawn from bacterium and contains these coding sequences:
- the fabF gene encoding beta-ketoacyl-ACP synthase II; the encoded protein is MDRRVVITGYGVISPIGIGADDFWNSLVSGKSGISRVSTFDTSQFSTQIGAEVKNFQPEKYIDKKKIRKMDRFSQLAFAAAKIAIEDAKLDMKKEDPFRVGVIVGSGIGGLSTVAHEHKVLLEKGPRRVSPFMIPMLITNIAAGEIAIAHNIKGPNYSLSSACATSNHTIGDALRLIHYGDADVIIAGGSEAAVTPLGLAGFCSARALSTRNDDPEHASRPFDKERDGFVMGEGAGIVILELLEHALSRGVTIRAELIGYGATNDAYHITAPSPDGQSAARAMSNALADGGVKPEEVDYINAHGTSTPLNDKVETFAIKKVFGDYAYKIPISSNKSMIGHLLGAAGVVELIATILSMEKEMLSPTINYEFPDPECDLDYVPNKARPKKINVALSNSLGFGGHNATLVVRKYKPETV
- the rnc gene encoding ribonuclease III — its product is MNSKKLEQKLKINFKNKELFWQALTHKSYAHMSGIKEDNERLEFLGDSVLNLVISEHLYQRYPTYDEGKLTKLKSSLVNGKSLLLWAKKLSLGDYLLISEEEEKAGGRQRASLLSNALEALIGAIYQDQDWDKAKKFILGQIFTLKGIRKVDYKSSLQELIQKKYKILPEYKVKTESGPAHKKFFEIEVKVKSRIFGRGTGLSKKTAEQEAAKKALNKIKAKKKTKTQ